In Paracoccaceae bacterium Fryx2, a single genomic region encodes these proteins:
- the rpmI gene encoding 50S ribosomal protein L35 translates to MPKMKTKSAAKKRFSFTATGRVKAGPAGKRHGMIKRSTKFIRDVTGTMILSPSDAKIVKKYMPYDR, encoded by the coding sequence ATGCCCAAGATGAAGACCAAGTCCGCCGCGAAGAAGCGCTTCAGCTTCACCGCAACCGGGCGCGTCAAGGCCGGCCCGGCCGGCAAGCGCCACGGCATGATCAAACGCTCGACGAAATTCATCCGCGACGTGACCGGGACGATGATCCTGTCGCCCAGCGATGCGAAGATCGTCAAGAAATACATGCCCTACGACCGGTAA
- the rplT gene encoding 50S ribosomal protein L20, protein MSRVKSGVVTHARHRKVIKAAKGYYAARSTNFRTATQAVDKANQYATRDRKTRKRNFRALWIQRINAAVRLFDPAFTYSRFINGLALAGIEVDRKVLADLAVHEPEAFNAIAAQAKAAMPAAA, encoded by the coding sequence ATGTCCCGCGTCAAATCCGGTGTGGTCACCCACGCCCGCCACCGCAAGGTGATCAAGGCTGCCAAGGGCTATTACGCCGCGCGCAGCACCAACTTCCGCACCGCGACCCAGGCCGTCGACAAGGCCAACCAGTACGCGACCCGCGACCGCAAGACCCGCAAGCGCAACTTCCGCGCCCTGTGGATCCAGCGGATCAACGCCGCCGTGCGCCTGTTCGACCCGGCCTTCACCTACTCGCGCTTCATCAACGGTCTGGCTCTGGCTGGCATCGAGGTTGACCGCAAGGTTCTGGCCGATCTCGCCGTGCACGAGCCCGAGGCGTTCAACGCCATCGCGGCGCAGGCCAAGGCGGCAATGCCCGCCGCCGCCTGA
- a CDS encoding N-formylglutamate amidohydrolase yields the protein MTRPPFEILGEDRPSRWLVTCDHASNRVPDDVGGGSLGIGAADMARHIAWDVGAAGLTRALAEHLDAPAILSDFSRLVIDPNRGELDPTLVMQLYDGTIIPANRGIDAAEVERRLETLYRPYHAAYARLAARQADTVILAVHSFTPCLRGRGVRPWHVGVLYSHLDDRLSRPLIARLAAEADLCIGDNEPYAGHLPGDAIDRHALQPGRHNTLIELRNDLIADPAAQEAWAARLAPILTGVLDGLQD from the coding sequence GTGACCCGACCCCCGTTCGAGATACTTGGCGAAGACCGGCCCTCGCGCTGGCTGGTGACCTGCGATCATGCCAGCAACCGGGTGCCCGACGATGTCGGCGGCGGCTCGCTGGGCATCGGCGCCGCCGACATGGCGCGCCACATCGCCTGGGACGTGGGGGCGGCCGGGTTGACGCGGGCGCTGGCCGAACATCTTGATGCCCCGGCGATCCTGTCGGATTTCAGCCGTCTGGTGATCGACCCGAACCGGGGCGAGCTGGACCCGACGCTGGTGATGCAGCTTTACGACGGCACCATCATTCCCGCCAACCGCGGCATCGACGCTGCCGAGGTGGAGCGGCGGCTGGAGACGCTGTATCGCCCCTATCACGCGGCCTATGCCCGGCTGGCAGCAAGGCAGGCCGATACGGTTATACTGGCGGTGCATTCCTTCACGCCGTGCCTGCGCGGTCGCGGGGTGCGGCCGTGGCATGTGGGCGTGCTGTATTCGCATCTGGACGACCGGCTGTCGCGCCCGCTGATCGCGCGGCTGGCGGCCGAGGCCGATCTTTGCATCGGTGACAACGAACCCTATGCCGGGCATCTGCCGGGCGATGCCATCGACCGCCACGCCCTGCAGCCCGGGCGGCACAACACCCTGATCGAGCTGCGCAACGACCTGATCGCGGACCCTGCCGCGCAGGAAGCCTGGGCCGCCCGGCTGGCACCGATTCTGACCGGGGTGCTGGACGGCCTTCAGGACTGA
- the pyk gene encoding pyruvate kinase → MRRLRNVKIVATLGPSSRDYATIRALFEAGADVFRLNMSHGTHDDIRARHAIIRQIEADTGRPIAILADLQGPKLRVGTFAGESEELIPHAAFRMDLDPAPGDATRVNLPHPEIFAALEPGASLLVNDGKIRLRVESCGPDFANCSVEVGGTISNRKGVNVPDVVLPLAALSEKDRKDLEFACELGIDWLALSFVQRPEDVTEARALVNGRAAILSKIEKPAAVKAYDAILAVSDGIMVARGDLGVELPVQAVPPIQKRLIRGARAAAKPVIVATQMLESMIESPVPTRAEVSDVATAIYEGADAIMLSAESAAGSYPVEAVTTMHNVAISVEGDATYREVIEASRKVVRTTVAHAIVSAAREIAESTNIKAICCFTQSGNTVSLVARERPRVPILALTPLVGTARRLCLTWGAHCVMTEEQDRFKGAVISAARAARNGGFAMSDEFIVVIAGVPFNVQGTTNILRVAPGDERLISRSDPE, encoded by the coding sequence ATGAGACGCCTTCGGAATGTAAAGATCGTGGCCACCCTGGGCCCGTCCTCCCGCGATTACGCTACCATCCGCGCCCTGTTCGAGGCGGGCGCCGACGTGTTCCGGCTCAACATGAGCCACGGCACGCATGACGACATCCGCGCCCGCCACGCCATCATCCGCCAGATCGAGGCCGACACCGGCCGCCCGATCGCGATCCTGGCCGACCTGCAGGGGCCGAAGCTGCGGGTCGGCACCTTTGCAGGAGAGTCGGAAGAGCTGATCCCCCATGCCGCCTTCCGCATGGACCTTGACCCCGCGCCGGGCGATGCAACCCGGGTCAACCTGCCCCATCCCGAGATCTTCGCCGCCCTCGAACCCGGCGCCTCGCTGCTGGTCAACGATGGCAAGATCCGCCTGCGGGTCGAAAGCTGCGGCCCGGATTTCGCCAATTGCAGCGTCGAGGTCGGCGGCACGATTTCCAACCGCAAGGGCGTGAATGTGCCCGACGTGGTGCTGCCGCTGGCCGCACTGTCGGAAAAGGACCGCAAGGATCTGGAGTTCGCCTGCGAGCTTGGCATCGACTGGCTGGCGCTGTCTTTCGTGCAGCGCCCCGAAGACGTGACCGAGGCGCGCGCGCTGGTCAACGGCCGTGCCGCCATCCTGTCGAAGATCGAGAAACCCGCCGCCGTCAAGGCTTATGACGCGATTCTGGCCGTATCGGACGGCATCATGGTGGCGCGCGGCGATCTGGGGGTGGAACTGCCGGTGCAGGCGGTGCCGCCGATCCAGAAGCGGCTGATCCGGGGCGCCCGCGCTGCCGCCAAGCCGGTGATCGTCGCCACCCAGATGCTGGAATCGATGATCGAATCGCCGGTGCCGACCCGGGCCGAGGTGTCCGATGTCGCCACCGCGATCTACGAGGGCGCCGATGCCATAATGCTCTCGGCCGAATCCGCCGCCGGTTCCTATCCGGTCGAGGCGGTGACCACGATGCACAATGTCGCCATCTCGGTCGAAGGCGATGCCACCTACCGCGAGGTGATCGAGGCGTCCCGCAAGGTGGTGCGCACCACGGTCGCCCACGCCATCGTCTCGGCCGCGCGCGAGATTGCCGAGTCCACCAACATCAAGGCGATCTGCTGCTTCACCCAGTCCGGCAACACGGTCAGCCTGGTGGCCCGCGAACGGCCGCGCGTGCCGATCCTGGCGCTGACCCCGCTGGTCGGCACCGCCCGCCGCCTGTGCCTGACCTGGGGCGCGCATTGCGTGATGACCGAGGAGCAGGACCGCTTCAAGGGCGCGGTGATCTCGGCGGCGCGGGCGGCGCGCAACGGCGGCTTCGCGATGTCGGACGAGTTCATCGTGGTGATCGCCGGCGTGCCGTTCAACGTGCAGGGCACCACCAACATCCTGCGTGTCGCACCCGGTGACGAGCGGTTGATTTCCCGGTCCGATCCGGAATAA